In one Papio anubis isolate 15944 chromosome 11, Panubis1.0, whole genome shotgun sequence genomic region, the following are encoded:
- the COMTD1 gene encoding catechol O-methyltransferase domain-containing protein 1, with product MTQPVPRLSVPAALALGSAALGAAFATGLFLGRRCPPWRGRREQCLLPPEDSPLWQYLLSRSMREHPALRSLRLLTLEQPQGDSMMTCEQAQLLANLARLIQAKKALDLGTFTGYSALALALALPADGRVVTCEVEAQPPELGRPLWRQAEAEHKIDLRLKPALQTLDELLAAGEAGTFDVAVVDADKENCAAYYERCLQLLRPGGILAVLRVLWRGKVLQPPKGDVVAECVRNLNERIRRDVRVYISLLPLGDGLTLAFKI from the exons ATGACCCAGCCGGTGCCCCGGCTCTCCGTGCCCGCCGCGCTGGCCCTGGGCTCAGCCGCGCTGGGCGCGGCCTTCGCCACTGGCCTCTTCCTGG GAAGGCGGTGCCCCCCATGGCGAGGCCGGCGAGAGCAGTGCCTTCTTCCCCCCGAGGACAGCCCGCTGTGGCAGTATCTTCTGAGCCGCTCCATGCGGGAGCACCCGGCGCTGCGAAGCCTGAGGCTG CTGACCCTGGAGCAGCCGCAGGGGGATTCCATGATGACCTGCGAGCAGGCCCAGCTCTTGGCCAACCTGGCGCGGCTCATCCAGGCCAAGAAGGCGCTGGACCTGG GCACCTTCACGGGCTActctgccctggccctggccctggcgcTGCCCGCAGACGGGCGCGTGGTGACCTGCGAGGTGGAAGCGCAGCCCCCGGAGCTGGGGCGGCCCCTGTGGAGGCAG GCCGAGGCGGAGCACAAGATCGACCTCCGGCTGAAGCCCGCCCTGCAGACCCTGG ACGAACTGCTGGCGGCGGGCGAGGCCGGCACCTTCGACGTGGCCGTGGTGGATGCGGACAAGGAGAACTGCGCTGCCTACTACGAGCGCTGCCTGCAGCTGCTGCGACCCGGAGGCATCCTCGCCGTCCTCAGA GTCCTGTGGCGCGGGAAGGTGCTACAACCTCCGAAAGGGGACGTGGTGGCCGAGTGTGTGCGAAACCTAAACGAACGCATCCGGCGGGACGTCAGGGTCTACATCAGCCTCCTGCCCCTGGGCGATGGCCTCACCTTGGCCTTCAAGATCTAG
- the VDAC2 gene encoding voltage-dependent anion-selective channel protein 2 isoform X1, with protein MATYGQTCARPMCIPPSYADLGKAARDIFNKGFGFGLVKLDVKTKSCSGVEFSTSGSSNTDTGKVTGTLETKYKWCEYGLTFTEKWNTDNTLGTEIAIEDQICQGLKLTFDTTFSPNTGKKSGKIKSSYKRECINLGCDVDFDFAGPAIHGSAVFGYEGWLAGYQMTFDSAKSKLTRNNFAVGYRTGDFQLHTNVNDGTEFGGSIYQKVCEDLDTSVNLAWTSGTNCTRFGIAAKYQLDPTASISAKVNNSSLIGVGYTQTLRPGVKLTLSALVDGKSINAGGHKLGLALELEA; from the exons ATGGCGACCTACGGACAGACTTGCGCGCGGC CAATGTGTATTCCTCCATCATATGCTGACCTTGGCAAAGCTGCCAGAGATATTTTCAACAAAGGATTTG GTTTTGGGTTGGTGAAACTGGATGTGAAAACAAAGTCTTGCAGTGGCGTG GAATTTTCAACGTCTGGTTCATCTAATACAGACACTGGTAAAGTTACTGGGACCTTGGAGACCAAATATAAGTGGTGTGAGTATGGTCTGACTTTCACAGAAAAGTGGAACACTGATAACACTCTGGGAACAGAAATCGCAATTGAAGACCag atTTGTCAAGGTTTGAAACTGACATTTGATACTACCTTCTCACCAAACACAGG aaagaaaagtgGTAAAATCAAGTCCTCTTACAAGAGGGAGTGTATAAACCTTGGTTGTGATGTTGACTTTGATTTTGCTGGACCTGCAATCCATGGTTCAGCTGTCTTTGGTTATGAGGGCTGGCTTGCTGGGTACCAGATGACCTTTGACAGTGCCAAATCAAAGCTGACAAGGAATAACTTTGCAGTGGGCTACAGGACTGGGGACTTCCAGCTACACACTAATGT GAATGATGGGACGGAATTTGGAGGATCAATTTATCAGAAAGTATGTGAAGATCTTGACACTTCAGTAAACCTTGCTTGGACATCAGGTACCAACTGCACTCGTTTTGGCATTGCAGCTAAATATCAGTTGGATCCTACTGCTTCCATTTCT gcaAAAGTCAACAACTCTAGCTTAATTGGAGTAGGCTACACTCAGACTCTGAGGCCTG GTGTGAAGCTTACACTCTCTGCTCTGGTAGACGGAAAGAGCATTAATGCTGGAGGCCACAAGCTTGGGCTCGCCCTGGAGTTGGAGGCTTAA
- the VDAC2 gene encoding voltage-dependent anion-selective channel protein 2 isoform X3 encodes MLVIPATQEAEEFSTSGSSNTDTGKVTGTLETKYKWCEYGLTFTEKWNTDNTLGTEIAIEDQICQGLKLTFDTTFSPNTGKKSGKIKSSYKRECINLGCDVDFDFAGPAIHGSAVFGYEGWLAGYQMTFDSAKSKLTRNNFAVGYRTGDFQLHTNVNDGTEFGGSIYQKVCEDLDTSVNLAWTSGTNCTRFGIAAKYQLDPTASISAKVNNSSLIGVGYTQTLRPGVKLTLSALVDGKSINAGGHKLGLALELEA; translated from the exons atgcttgtgatcccagctactcaggaggctgag GAATTTTCAACGTCTGGTTCATCTAATACAGACACTGGTAAAGTTACTGGGACCTTGGAGACCAAATATAAGTGGTGTGAGTATGGTCTGACTTTCACAGAAAAGTGGAACACTGATAACACTCTGGGAACAGAAATCGCAATTGAAGACCag atTTGTCAAGGTTTGAAACTGACATTTGATACTACCTTCTCACCAAACACAGG aaagaaaagtgGTAAAATCAAGTCCTCTTACAAGAGGGAGTGTATAAACCTTGGTTGTGATGTTGACTTTGATTTTGCTGGACCTGCAATCCATGGTTCAGCTGTCTTTGGTTATGAGGGCTGGCTTGCTGGGTACCAGATGACCTTTGACAGTGCCAAATCAAAGCTGACAAGGAATAACTTTGCAGTGGGCTACAGGACTGGGGACTTCCAGCTACACACTAATGT GAATGATGGGACGGAATTTGGAGGATCAATTTATCAGAAAGTATGTGAAGATCTTGACACTTCAGTAAACCTTGCTTGGACATCAGGTACCAACTGCACTCGTTTTGGCATTGCAGCTAAATATCAGTTGGATCCTACTGCTTCCATTTCT gcaAAAGTCAACAACTCTAGCTTAATTGGAGTAGGCTACACTCAGACTCTGAGGCCTG GTGTGAAGCTTACACTCTCTGCTCTGGTAGACGGAAAGAGCATTAATGCTGGAGGCCACAAGCTTGGGCTCGCCCTGGAGTTGGAGGCTTAA
- the VDAC2 gene encoding voltage-dependent anion-selective channel protein 2 isoform X2: MINWFCFCFCVFLRQSLTLLPRLECSGVEFSTSGSSNTDTGKVTGTLETKYKWCEYGLTFTEKWNTDNTLGTEIAIEDQICQGLKLTFDTTFSPNTGKKSGKIKSSYKRECINLGCDVDFDFAGPAIHGSAVFGYEGWLAGYQMTFDSAKSKLTRNNFAVGYRTGDFQLHTNVNDGTEFGGSIYQKVCEDLDTSVNLAWTSGTNCTRFGIAAKYQLDPTASISAKVNNSSLIGVGYTQTLRPGVKLTLSALVDGKSINAGGHKLGLALELEA, encoded by the exons ATGataaattggttttgtttttgtttttgtgtttttttgagacagagtctcactctgttgcccaggctggagtgcagtggcgtg GAATTTTCAACGTCTGGTTCATCTAATACAGACACTGGTAAAGTTACTGGGACCTTGGAGACCAAATATAAGTGGTGTGAGTATGGTCTGACTTTCACAGAAAAGTGGAACACTGATAACACTCTGGGAACAGAAATCGCAATTGAAGACCag atTTGTCAAGGTTTGAAACTGACATTTGATACTACCTTCTCACCAAACACAGG aaagaaaagtgGTAAAATCAAGTCCTCTTACAAGAGGGAGTGTATAAACCTTGGTTGTGATGTTGACTTTGATTTTGCTGGACCTGCAATCCATGGTTCAGCTGTCTTTGGTTATGAGGGCTGGCTTGCTGGGTACCAGATGACCTTTGACAGTGCCAAATCAAAGCTGACAAGGAATAACTTTGCAGTGGGCTACAGGACTGGGGACTTCCAGCTACACACTAATGT GAATGATGGGACGGAATTTGGAGGATCAATTTATCAGAAAGTATGTGAAGATCTTGACACTTCAGTAAACCTTGCTTGGACATCAGGTACCAACTGCACTCGTTTTGGCATTGCAGCTAAATATCAGTTGGATCCTACTGCTTCCATTTCT gcaAAAGTCAACAACTCTAGCTTAATTGGAGTAGGCTACACTCAGACTCTGAGGCCTG GTGTGAAGCTTACACTCTCTGCTCTGGTAGACGGAAAGAGCATTAATGCTGGAGGCCACAAGCTTGGGCTCGCCCTGGAGTTGGAGGCTTAA